From the Malus domestica chromosome 17, GDT2T_hap1 genome, one window contains:
- the LOC103453350 gene encoding BRAP2 RING ZnF UBP domain-containing protein 2, which yields MSPSSSTAHSGASPGEVFRSPPPISSDFSDSSYSPISNITQAFPFSSGNPRIEETRGIMLLYRDDADADVIPTSPSNLPVGRKPLVCVLGVPNHMTYADFCQFCGSFIQHILEMRIVRNDGMEDRYSILIRFDSQDSTDNFYKHFNGRRFSSLEVEVCRILFTVDVQYTGSIEHAQASSGSSTEQPSCPVCLERLDQDMEGILTTICNHSFHCSCISKWTDSSCPVCRYCQQQPEKSNCFLCQTSENLWMCVICGFVGCGRYKEGHAIRHWKETEHCYSLELETQRVWDYAGDNYVHRLIQSKTDGKLVELNSPFIGCQSCDCVDSEYSEALLNSKVEAIVNEYNELLATQLENQKVYFESLLQEVKEGTEQEISNAVEKAVPLKKLQAKLDRCVKEKKFLDDLNENLLKNQEIWKAKILESEERERKTLKLRDDKISDLEEQLGNLMMYLEAGKTVEQLSTSDEIKDGTALPVSVEPPQPSVRNEIGDATVTSPEVSNECIEEGSKTNNRRRRRQG from the exons ATGTCACCGAGTTCGAGCACAGCTCATTCCGGAGCCTCCCCCGGCGAGGTTTTCCGGTCGCCGCCTCCTATCTCCAGCGATTTCAGCGACTCCTCATATTCCCCCATCTCCAACATCACGCAGgcctttcctttctcttctgGAAACCCTAGAATCGAAGAGACCAGAGGCATCATGCTTCTCTACCGCGACGACGCCGATGCCGACGTCATCCCCACCTCCCCGTCTAATCTCCCC GTTGGAAGGAAGCCCCTTGTTTGTGTGCTTGGAGTTCCGAATCACATGACATATGCGGACTTCTGCCAGTTTTGTGGTTCATTTATTCAGCATATTTTGGAGATGCGGATTGTCAG GAATGACGGGATGGAGGATCGTTACAGCATTTTGATAAGGTTTGATAGTCAGGACTCGACAGATAATTTTTACAAGCATTTCAACGGGAGACGATTCTCGTCGCTTGAG GTGGAGGTTTGTCGTATTCTTTTCACGGTAGATGTTCAATACACTGGTTCGATAGAACATGCGCAAGCATCATCAGGAAGCTCAACTGAGCAGCCATCATGTCCAGTTTGTCTTG AGAGACTGGACCAAGATATGGAAGGAATCCTCACGACTATTTGCAATCATTCATTTCATTGTTCCTGCATTTCAAAATGGACAGATTCTTCATGTCCT GTATGTCGATATTGTCAGCAACAGCCTGAAAAGTCCAACTGTTTTCTTTGTCAAACTTCTGAGAATCTCTGGATGTGTGTTATCTGTGGCTTTGTTGGTTGTGGGAG GTATAAAGAAGGACATGCAATAAGGCATTGGAAAGAAACAGAACATTGTTATTCTCTTGAATTGGAAACACAACGTGTGTGGGATTATGCTGGAGACAATTATGTTCACCGCCTAATTCAATCCAAAACTGATGGGAAATTGGTTGAATTGAATTCACCTTTTATTGGATGTCAAAGTTGTGACTGCGTAGATTCTGAATACAGTGAGGCACTTTTGAACAGTAAAGTAGAAGCT ATTGttaatgaatacaatgaactgcTTGCTACTCAACTTGAGAACCAAAAAGTG TATTTTGAGTCGTTACTTCAAGAAGTTAAAGAAGGAACTGAACAAGAAATTTCTAATGCTGTGGAGAAGGCTGTTCCACTAAAGAAATTGCAGGCCAAGCTGGACAGGTGTGTAAAAGAGAAGAAATTTCTTGATGAT CTTAATGAAAACCTTTTAAAAAACCAGGAGATTTGGAAAGCAAAGATACTTGAATCTGAAGAGAG GGAGAGAAAGACTTTGAAACTAAGGGACGATAAAATTAGCGACTTAGAAGAGCAG CTTGGGAATTTGATGATGTACCTTGAGGCTGGGAAGACGGTGGAGCAGCTATCAACATCAGATGAAATAAAGGATGGGACTGCCTTGCCAGTATCGGTGGAGCCACCACAGCCATCAGTACGGAATGAAATTGGTGATGCCACTGTCACTTCTCCGGAAGTTTCCAATGAATGTATAGAAGAGGGCTCAAAGACTAATAACAGGAGGAGGAGACGCCAAGGTTGA
- the LOC103453351 gene encoding F-box/LRR-repeat protein 14, giving the protein MDFLPDQLLWEILSRIKKTTDRNSVSLACKRLHGLDNEQRQSLRVGCGLDPANEALTSLCSRFANLTRVEITYAGWMSKLGKQLDDQGLLILSNYCPSLVDLTLSYCTFITDVGIRHLSSCSKLSALKLNFNARITGCGILSVVVGCKNLTTLHLIRCLNISSFEWLEYLGKLETLEDLSIKNCRAIGEGDLIKLGSSWKKLKCLQFEVDVNYRYMKVYDRLAVDRWQKQWVPCDNMVELSLVNCIISPGRGLACVLGKCKNLEKIHLDMCVGVRDCDIIGLAQKSKNLRSIFLRVPSDFSLPLLMNNPLRLTDECLKAVAQNCSMLESVRISYSDGEFPSFSSFTLDGILNLIQKCPVRELAFDQVYSFNDVGMEALCLALHLETLELIRCQEISDEGLQLVGQFPRLSILRLIKCLGVSDDGLKPLAGSYKLELLAVEDCPQISERGVLGAAKSVSFRQDLSWMY; this is encoded by the coding sequence ATGGATTTTCTGCCGGACCAGTTATTATGGGAGATCTTGAGCAGGATTAAGAAAACCACTGACCGAAACTCTGTTTCTTTGGCATGTAAGCGCCTGCACGGATTGGATAATGAACAGAGACAATCTCTTCGGGTTGGTTGTGGATTAGACCCTGCAAATGAAGCTTTGACATCTCTCTGCAGTAGGTTTGCTAACTTGACAAGGGTCGAGATAACTTATGCCGGTTGGATGTCCAAACTAGGAAAGCAGTTGGATGACCAAGGGCTTCTTATTCTTTCCAACTACTGTCCTTCTCTGGTGGATCTCACATTAAGCTACTGCACATTCATCACGGATGTGGGTATCCGTCACTTGTCTTCTTGCTCAAAACTTTcagctttgaagttgaatttCAACGCAAGGATAACTGGATGTGGCATATTATCTGTTGTTGTGGGCTGCAAGAACCTCACTACCCTCCATCTTATCCGATGCTTAAATATTAGCAGTTTTGAGTGGCTTGAATATCTTGGAAAGCTTGAAACTCTCGAAGATCTCTCAATTAAGAATTGCAGAGCTATTGGGGAGGGTGATTTGATTAAGCTAGGTTCCAGttggaaaaaattaaaatgcttgCAATTTGAGGTTGATGTTAATTACAGATATATGAAAGTTTATGATCGTTTAGCTGTGGATCGATGGCAAAAGCAGTGGGTCCCATGTGATAATATGGTGGAACTTAGCTTGGTAAATTGCATCATCAGCCCGGGGCGGGGGCTTGCTTGTGTACTGGGGAAGTGCAAGAATTTGGAGAAGATTCACTTGGACATGTGTGTTGGGGTAAGGGACTGTGACATCATAGGCTTAGCCCAAAAGTCAAAAAATCTTCGGTCCATTTTCCTTCGCGTTCCGTCAGATTTCTCACTTCCTCTTTTGATGAATAACCCATTGAGATTAACTGATGAATGTCTAAAAGCCGTGGCGCAGAACTGTTCGATGCTTGAATCTGTCAGGATATCTTACTCCGACGGGGAGttcccttctttttcctcatttACATTAGATGGAATCCTCAATTTGATTCAGAAGTGCCCTGTGCGGGAACTTGCTTTTGACCAAGTGtattcctttaatgatgttggTATGGAAGCTCTTTGCTTGGCTCTGCATCTGGAGACCTTGGAGCTAATCAGATGCCAAGAGATAAGCGATGAGGGGCTGCAGCTCGTGGGCCAGTTTCCCCGGTTGTCCATTTTGCGTTTAATCAAGTGTTTAGGGGTTTCTGATGATGGGTTGAAGCCGCTTGCAGGGTCATACAAATTGGAATTGTTAGCTGTGGAAGATTGTCCTCAAATTTCTGAAAGAGGAGTTCTTGGAGCTGCGAAGTCCGTATCTTTCAGACAAGACTTGTCATGGATGTATTGA
- the LOC103453392 gene encoding acetylornithine aminotransferase, mitochondrial isoform X1: protein MAMTSLHLKPPICVDIWTCKLYDPEGREYLDLYSGIAVNSLGHGDPDWIRVVTEQAHTLTHVSNAFYSIPQVELAKPLVACLFADRVFFSNSGTEANEAAIKFARKFQRYSFPDKKEPATEFISFTNSFHGRTMGAVALTSKEHYRSPFEPVMPGVTFLEYGNIDAAGKLIQSGKIAAVFVEPIQGEGGVHSATKEFLQSLRGACDDSGSLLVFDEVQCGLGRTGYLWAHEAYGVVPDIMTLAKPLAGGLPIGAALVTEKVAASI from the exons ATGGCAATGACTTCTCTCCATCTCAAACCCCCAATTTGCGTGGATATTTGGACTTGTAAACTGTACGATCCCGAAGGTCGAGAATATTTGGACTTGTATTCTGGGATCGCTGTCAATTCGCTTGGACATGGGGATCCTGATTGGATACGGGTTGTCACAGAGCAAGCCCATACTCTTACGCACGTCAGCAATGCCTTCTATTCCATCCCTCAG GTGGAGCTAGCAAAGCCTCTGGTGGCTTGCTTATTTGCTGATCGTGTCTTTTTCTCCAACTCAGGAACAGAAGCAAATGAAGCTGCCATAAAATTTGCAAGAAAGTTTCAAAGATATTCTTTCCCTGATAAGAAAGAGCCTGCAACAGAATTCATTTCCTTCACCAACAGCTTCCACGGAAGGACAATGGGAGCTGTTGCTTTGACGAGTAAGGAGCATTACCGGTCACCATTTGAGCCTGTCATGCCTGGAGTTACTTTCTTGGAGTATGGAAATATTGATGCTGCGGGAAAACTAATTCAATCTGGAAAAATTGCTGCCGTCTTTGTCGAACCTATCCAGGGTGAAGGCGGCGTCCATAGCGCAACTAAAGAATTTTTGCAGTCGTTGCGTGGTGCATGTGATGATTCGGGGTCACTACTGGTCTTTGATGAG GTACAATGTGGCTTGGGGAGGACAGGTTATCTCTGGGCGCACGAAGCTTATGGTGTAGTCCCCGATATAATGACGCTGGCCAAACCTCTTGCAGGAGGGCTTCCCATTGGAGCTGCATTAGTCACCGAAAAGGTTGCTGCTTCAATATAA
- the LOC103453392 gene encoding acetylornithine aminotransferase, mitochondrial isoform X2 produces the protein MAMTSLHLKPPICVDIWTCKLYDPEGREYLDLYSGIAVNSLGHGDPDWIRVVTEQAHTLTHVSNAFYSIPQVELAKPLVACLFADRVFFSNSGTEANEAAIKFARKFQRYSFPDKKEPATEFISFTNSFHGRTMGAVALTSKEHYRSPFEPVMPGVTFLEYGNIDAAGKLIQSGKIAAVFVEPIQGEGGVHSATKEFLQSLRGACDDSGSLLVFDEEGFPLELH, from the exons ATGGCAATGACTTCTCTCCATCTCAAACCCCCAATTTGCGTGGATATTTGGACTTGTAAACTGTACGATCCCGAAGGTCGAGAATATTTGGACTTGTATTCTGGGATCGCTGTCAATTCGCTTGGACATGGGGATCCTGATTGGATACGGGTTGTCACAGAGCAAGCCCATACTCTTACGCACGTCAGCAATGCCTTCTATTCCATCCCTCAG GTGGAGCTAGCAAAGCCTCTGGTGGCTTGCTTATTTGCTGATCGTGTCTTTTTCTCCAACTCAGGAACAGAAGCAAATGAAGCTGCCATAAAATTTGCAAGAAAGTTTCAAAGATATTCTTTCCCTGATAAGAAAGAGCCTGCAACAGAATTCATTTCCTTCACCAACAGCTTCCACGGAAGGACAATGGGAGCTGTTGCTTTGACGAGTAAGGAGCATTACCGGTCACCATTTGAGCCTGTCATGCCTGGAGTTACTTTCTTGGAGTATGGAAATATTGATGCTGCGGGAAAACTAATTCAATCTGGAAAAATTGCTGCCGTCTTTGTCGAACCTATCCAGGGTGAAGGCGGCGTCCATAGCGCAACTAAAGAATTTTTGCAGTCGTTGCGTGGTGCATGTGATGATTCGGGGTCACTACTGGTCTTTGATGAG GAGGGCTTCCCATTGGAGCTGCATTAG